The Catenuloplanes niger genome includes a window with the following:
- a CDS encoding MarR family winged helix-turn-helix transcriptional regulator yields the protein MSDLELAEELRAAIGDFVRRARAHDEMPPGQAAVLGHLDRSGPLSIADLARLEQVKHQSMARTVGLLTDRDLVTAGRHEADRRQVVLSLTPAGGAALASVRHARAAGMARAIHDLDDAEREIVRRIPAVLRKLQP from the coding sequence GTGAGCGACCTGGAACTGGCCGAGGAGCTGCGCGCGGCGATCGGCGACTTCGTTCGCCGTGCCCGTGCCCACGACGAGATGCCGCCCGGTCAGGCTGCGGTGCTCGGCCACCTCGACCGCTCGGGGCCGCTGTCGATCGCCGACCTGGCCCGTCTCGAACAGGTCAAGCATCAGTCGATGGCCCGCACCGTCGGTTTGCTGACCGACCGCGACCTGGTCACCGCCGGCCGGCACGAAGCCGACCGCCGCCAGGTCGTACTGAGCCTTACCCCGGCCGGCGGTGCCGCGCTGGCGAGCGTCCGCCACGCCCGGGCCGCGGGGATGGCCCGAGCGATCCACGACCTGGACGACGCGGAACGGGAGATCGTCCGCCGCATCCCGGCCGTGCTCCGCAAACTCCAGCCCTGA
- a CDS encoding YbhB/YbcL family Raf kinase inhibitor-like protein yields the protein MTYDPYALAFPAPAFAVTSTDFTHGGALPDSAYQPLNESPALSWGPLPGGTRSLVVTAFDADAPIPGGLWHWAVKDVPATLSGIPHGGGAGTALVNDLGVTGYTGAKPPAGTGTHRMFICVTALAVDSLEVPHDASRALLNIAMIPHTLGRGIIVGTSEPR from the coding sequence ATGACCTACGACCCGTACGCCCTGGCCTTCCCCGCACCGGCGTTCGCCGTCACCAGCACGGACTTCACCCACGGCGGAGCGCTGCCCGACTCCGCCTACCAGCCGCTGAACGAGTCGCCCGCGCTGTCCTGGGGTCCGCTGCCGGGCGGCACGCGGAGCCTGGTGGTGACCGCGTTCGACGCCGACGCCCCGATCCCCGGCGGCCTGTGGCACTGGGCGGTCAAGGACGTCCCGGCCACCCTGAGCGGGATCCCGCACGGTGGCGGCGCCGGCACCGCACTGGTCAACGACCTCGGCGTCACCGGTTACACCGGGGCCAAGCCACCGGCCGGCACCGGCACGCACCGGATGTTCATCTGCGTCACCGCCCTCGCCGTCGACTCGCTGGAGGTGCCCCACGACGCGAGCCGGGCGTTGCTGAACATCGCGATGATCCCGCACACCCTGGGCCGGGGCATCATCGTGGGGACCAGCGAGCCGCGGTGA
- a CDS encoding nuclear transport factor 2 family protein: MSTDSLEARIQRIEDRTAIIDLVVAYAVAIDEGDWTAFAATMTDPVHIDFSEAGLPAADFPRDRFVGFASGVLDGWTARQHISPNHRVVFDETDPDRATCYSYMYAQHYKKDAPGGDFYLMRGSYDNELVRTPDGWRITGVTQHVSWLEGNPNALEQPTPPTPQQP, translated from the coding sequence ATGAGCACCGACAGCCTCGAAGCCAGGATCCAGCGGATCGAGGACCGCACCGCGATCATCGACCTCGTCGTCGCCTACGCCGTCGCCATCGACGAAGGCGACTGGACCGCGTTCGCCGCGACCATGACCGACCCGGTCCACATCGATTTCTCCGAAGCCGGGCTGCCCGCGGCCGACTTTCCCCGCGACCGGTTCGTCGGGTTCGCCTCCGGCGTGCTGGACGGCTGGACCGCCCGGCAGCACATCAGCCCCAACCACCGTGTCGTCTTCGACGAGACCGACCCGGACCGGGCGACCTGCTACTCGTACATGTACGCCCAGCACTACAAGAAGGACGCGCCCGGCGGCGACTTCTACCTGATGCGCGGCTCCTACGACAACGAACTGGTCCGCACGCCGGACGGCTGGCGGATCACCGGCGTCACGCAGCACGTCAGCTGGCTCGAAGGCAACCCGAACGCCCTGGAGCAGCCCACCCCGCCCACGCCGCAGCAGCCCTGA
- a CDS encoding winged helix-turn-helix transcriptional regulator, with the protein MESSAVPTPLFAAVRDTDASPCETLSEPLSQVMTLLGKRWTGVVWGTLMQGPVYFSDLKRSIPGINDRILNERLVELVALGLATRTVIDDRPIRVRYALTERGSAIRPALDELARWAVEHLR; encoded by the coding sequence GTGGAGTCGAGCGCGGTTCCCACGCCACTGTTCGCCGCCGTCCGCGACACCGACGCGAGCCCGTGCGAGACCCTCAGCGAGCCGCTGTCCCAGGTGATGACGCTGCTCGGGAAACGCTGGACCGGGGTGGTCTGGGGCACGCTCATGCAGGGCCCGGTCTACTTCAGCGACCTCAAACGCAGCATTCCCGGCATCAACGACCGCATTCTCAACGAGCGCCTCGTGGAGCTCGTCGCGCTCGGCCTCGCCACGCGTACCGTGATCGACGACCGCCCGATCCGCGTGCGGTACGCGCTCACCGAGCGCGGGTCCGCGATCCGCCCGGCCCTCGACGAGCTGGCCCGCTGGGCGGTGGAACACCTGCGTTAG
- a CDS encoding ATP-binding protein, producing MTSLRRRFAWLVTTLVLVGIMQLAGGQILVSRFESSTTRIDVAQTAHQVMLQSMINAETGIRGYQLTANRDFLQPYTAGVARYPEALRTAAAYTGDAAARQRLAEEDAAAQRWITQFAAPAAAAPPDTSGPRPGVSTHGKTLFDAYRQAHTRTEDVFTARRQAAAHQLRTTNSILQGGLAVLALLAVVLALRLSERTRRLLLSPLSALQDVLGRLADGDRSARAPVVGPPEVKLLAQTLNACLDETARAEAGLRTAHDTLLRQEAYVRQVLDVIDVAVMTCDADGAIVSVNQRARRLARQPIPAHIRDLTHVVHTGNDVQPEDHPLARALTGQTVAGLEMTFEEPDGSHKAVMVDARPMRDDAGHLIGAVVTGYDVSTLRAREAELTAFAGIVAHDLRAPLAAVAGFADVLTHDLDAGTEIDPDVLRPTVARIESGTRRMGQLIDDLLAYATARDAPIRPVPVDLQPMVDDIVSERTAHLHAARPSETSPPLPSITTGALPVLRADAPMIRQVLDNLIGNALKYTRAQQPAEISITTEKSTDEWATICVADRGIGIPAEQRHSVFTSFHRAHPEQPYTGTGLGLAICWRIVDRHGGSIAIDDNPGGGTRIHLTLPAAEPLATTAHADGT from the coding sequence GTGACCTCACTGCGCCGCCGGTTCGCGTGGCTCGTGACCACGCTGGTCCTGGTGGGCATCATGCAGCTGGCCGGCGGTCAGATCCTGGTGTCCCGATTCGAGAGCAGCACCACCCGCATCGACGTCGCGCAGACCGCCCACCAGGTCATGCTGCAATCGATGATCAACGCGGAGACGGGCATCCGCGGTTACCAGCTCACCGCGAACCGGGATTTCCTCCAGCCGTACACCGCCGGCGTCGCACGCTATCCGGAGGCGCTGCGGACCGCGGCCGCCTACACCGGCGACGCCGCCGCACGACAGCGCCTGGCCGAGGAGGACGCGGCGGCGCAACGGTGGATCACGCAGTTCGCCGCGCCGGCGGCGGCGGCGCCACCGGACACGTCCGGGCCCCGTCCCGGCGTCAGCACTCACGGCAAAACGCTGTTCGACGCCTACCGGCAGGCGCACACCCGCACCGAGGACGTGTTCACCGCACGCCGGCAGGCGGCGGCACATCAGCTGCGCACCACCAACAGCATCCTCCAGGGCGGTCTCGCCGTGCTGGCGCTGCTGGCCGTCGTGCTCGCGCTACGGCTGTCGGAGCGCACCCGGCGCCTGTTGCTGTCCCCGCTCTCCGCGCTCCAGGACGTCCTGGGCAGGTTGGCCGACGGTGACCGGTCCGCACGCGCGCCGGTGGTCGGCCCGCCCGAGGTGAAACTCCTGGCGCAGACGCTGAACGCCTGCCTGGACGAGACCGCCCGCGCCGAGGCCGGCCTGCGCACCGCACACGACACCCTGCTCCGGCAGGAGGCCTACGTCCGCCAGGTCCTCGACGTCATCGACGTCGCGGTGATGACCTGCGACGCCGACGGCGCGATCGTCAGCGTCAACCAGAGGGCGCGCCGGCTCGCCCGCCAGCCCATCCCCGCCCACATCCGGGACCTCACCCACGTGGTCCACACCGGCAACGACGTCCAGCCGGAGGACCATCCCCTCGCCCGGGCGCTCACCGGGCAGACGGTGGCGGGGCTGGAGATGACCTTCGAGGAGCCCGACGGATCCCACAAGGCGGTCATGGTCGACGCCCGTCCCATGCGCGACGACGCGGGTCACCTGATCGGCGCGGTCGTCACCGGCTACGACGTCAGTACGCTGCGCGCCCGCGAGGCGGAACTGACCGCCTTCGCCGGCATCGTGGCGCACGACCTGCGCGCACCGCTGGCCGCCGTCGCCGGGTTCGCCGACGTCCTCACGCACGACCTCGACGCCGGCACCGAGATCGACCCGGACGTGCTCAGACCCACCGTGGCCCGCATCGAGAGCGGCACCCGGCGGATGGGCCAGCTCATCGACGACCTGCTCGCCTACGCCACCGCCCGCGACGCGCCCATCCGCCCCGTACCGGTCGACCTGCAGCCCATGGTCGACGACATCGTCAGTGAGCGCACGGCCCACCTGCACGCGGCCCGCCCCAGCGAGACCTCGCCGCCGCTGCCCAGCATCACCACCGGCGCGCTACCGGTCCTGCGCGCCGACGCGCCGATGATCCGCCAGGTGCTGGACAACCTCATCGGCAACGCCCTCAAGTACACCCGCGCACAGCAGCCCGCCGAAATCTCGATCACCACCGAGAAGTCCACGGACGAGTGGGCGACCATCTGCGTCGCGGACCGCGGCATCGGCATTCCCGCTGAGCAACGCCACAGCGTCTTCACCTCGTTCCACCGCGCGCACCCCGAACAGCCCTATACCGGCACCGGCCTCGGGCTGGCCATCTGCTGGCGGATCGTCGACCGGCACGGCGGAAGCATCGCCATCGACGACAACCCGGGCGGCGGCACCCGGATTCATCTGACGCTGCCGGCCGCGGAGCCGTTGGCGACCACCGCGCACGCGGACGGTACGTAG
- a CDS encoding helix-turn-helix transcriptional regulator produces MTGSLRSRTGPGGVRLVLPDDSEEFDFVDVDVDVVAVRLPRGLLEDVAAARTGMRPADLRFDGFLPMSARLARHWVHTVSYVRDTVLSDPALQGNTLIAEQARHLLAATALAVFPNTSLDAYRPHDDAVTPRAVRRAMAYADSHADRPLTIDDLAAAAGVTRRALQAGFRRHHDTTPMRYVRRVRLARAHADLVAGDPTTGLTVAAVAARWGFTHPGRFAIDYRAAYGTAPGRTLRT; encoded by the coding sequence TTGACCGGGAGCCTGCGCTCGCGCACCGGGCCGGGCGGTGTCCGGCTGGTCCTGCCGGATGACAGCGAGGAGTTCGACTTCGTCGACGTCGACGTCGACGTCGTCGCCGTCCGGCTGCCCCGCGGCCTGCTCGAGGACGTCGCGGCGGCCCGCACCGGCATGCGGCCCGCCGACCTGCGCTTCGACGGCTTCCTGCCGATGTCGGCCCGCCTCGCCCGGCACTGGGTGCACACCGTGTCGTACGTACGCGACACGGTGTTGTCCGATCCGGCGCTGCAGGGCAACACCCTGATCGCCGAGCAGGCCCGCCACCTGCTGGCAGCCACCGCGCTGGCGGTGTTCCCCAACACCAGCCTCGACGCGTATCGGCCGCACGACGACGCCGTCACCCCACGCGCCGTGCGCCGCGCCATGGCCTACGCCGACAGCCACGCCGACCGGCCGCTGACCATCGACGATCTCGCCGCCGCGGCCGGCGTGACCCGCCGGGCCCTGCAGGCCGGGTTCCGCCGCCACCACGACACCACACCCATGCGGTACGTACGCCGGGTCCGTCTCGCCCGCGCGCACGCCGACCTGGTGGCCGGCGACCCGACCACCGGCCTCACCGTCGCCGCCGTCGCCGCCCGCTGGGGCTTCACCCACCCGGGACGGTTCGCCATCGACTACCGCGCCGCCTACGGCACCGCCCCCGGCCGCACGCTGCGCACCTGA